From the genome of Anopheles moucheti chromosome 3, idAnoMoucSN_F20_07, whole genome shotgun sequence, one region includes:
- the LOC128301176 gene encoding gamma-glutamyl hydrolase-like isoform X2 gives MKLAQVFISLVVVLLADWGHAKQAIESQERSMSYFAPINDEPVIGILSQELSYSMTQNYGDEGYDSYIAASYVKFVEGAGARVVPIWINQPLDYYENIMSNLNGVLLPGGATWFNQSNGYSEAGRHIYDIAVQYNENGEYFPLWGTCLGFELLTYLAANGTEHRAHCSSNSQALPLNFKNDFRKSRLFADAPNDVIDILSNEPVTANFHQFCVTEANLTAYGLDHDWRVMSVDQDWNGMEFISTIEHKTYPFYGIQFHPEKNIYEWVQNKNISHTANAIRAAQFFADFFIEESRKNDHQFTTEAMLEKHVIYNYQPTFTGLKRSSFEQCYMFRETSKALPKVLKSRKVGLKKKTSRRDPDDARL, from the exons ATGAAGCTCGCACAAGTGTTTATtagtttggtggtggtgctgttgGCCGATTGGGGTCATGCTAAGCAGGCGATCGAAAGCCAGGAACGATCGATGTCCTATTTTGCACCGATCAATGATGAACCCGTCATTGGCATACTGTCGCAGGAGCTGTCCTATTCAATGACGCAAAACTACGGCGATGAAGGTTACGACAGCTACATCGCAGCCTCGTACGTAAAGTTCGTCGAGGGAGCGGGTGCTCGCGTCGTACCGATTTG GATCAACCAACCGTTGGACTACTACGAAAACATTATGTCCAACCTGAACGGAGTGCTGCTTCCGGGTGGTGCTACTTGGTTCAACCAGAGCAACGGTTATTCCGAGGCTGGTCGGCACATTTACGATATAGCGGTGCAGTACAACGAAAACGGCGAATATTTCCCGCTGTGGGGCACTTGTTTGGGCTTTGAACTGCTCACCTATCTGGCAGCGAACGGTACCGAACATCGGGCACACTGTAGCTCCAACAGCCAAGCGCTGCCGTTAAACTTTAAGAACGATTTTCGCAAAAGTCGTCTGTTTGCCGACGCACCAAACGATGTGATCGACATCTTGAGCAACGAACCGGTAACGGCCAACTTCCATCAGTTCTGTGTAACCGAAGCGAACCTGACTGCTTACGGTTTGGACCACGATTGGCGCGTAATGTCGGTCGATCAGGACTGGAACGGCATGGAGTTTATCTCGACGATCGAGCATAAAAC CTACCCATTCTACGGTATTCAATTCCACCCGGAGAAGAACATCTACGAGTGGGTGCAGAACAAGAACATCTCCCATACCGCGAACGCCATCCGCGCGGCACAGTTCTTTGCGGACTTTTTCATCGAAGAGTCACGCAAAAACGATCACCAGTTCACGACGGAAGCTATGCTGGAGAAGCACGTCATCTACAACTATCAGCCGACCTTTACCGGGCTGAAGCGGTCCAGCTTCGAACAGTGCTACATGTTCCGTG AAACTTCCAAAGCTTTGCCTAAGGTATTGAAGTCGAGAAAAGTCGGACTGAAGAAGAAAACTTCACGGCGTGATCCAGATGATGCTAGACTTTGA
- the LOC128301176 gene encoding gamma-glutamyl hydrolase-like isoform X1, which produces MKLAQVFISLVVVLLADWGHAKQAIESQERSMSYFAPINDEPVIGILSQELSYSMTQNYGDEGYDSYIAASYVKFVEGAGARVVPIWINQPLDYYENIMSNLNGVLLPGGATWFNQSNGYSEAGRHIYDIAVQYNENGEYFPLWGTCLGFELLTYLAANGTEHRAHCSSNSQALPLNFKNDFRKSRLFADAPNDVIDILSNEPVTANFHQFCVTEANLTAYGLDHDWRVMSVDQDWNGMEFISTIEHKTYPFYGIQFHPEKNIYEWVQNKNISHTANAIRAAQFFADFFIEESRKNDHQFTTEAMLEKHVIYNYQPTFTGLKRSSFEQCYMFRGNYIDLPETASPAVDDPDKSASSIAYLTSCMLPLLTLFYITLLPHVQCL; this is translated from the exons ATGAAGCTCGCACAAGTGTTTATtagtttggtggtggtgctgttgGCCGATTGGGGTCATGCTAAGCAGGCGATCGAAAGCCAGGAACGATCGATGTCCTATTTTGCACCGATCAATGATGAACCCGTCATTGGCATACTGTCGCAGGAGCTGTCCTATTCAATGACGCAAAACTACGGCGATGAAGGTTACGACAGCTACATCGCAGCCTCGTACGTAAAGTTCGTCGAGGGAGCGGGTGCTCGCGTCGTACCGATTTG GATCAACCAACCGTTGGACTACTACGAAAACATTATGTCCAACCTGAACGGAGTGCTGCTTCCGGGTGGTGCTACTTGGTTCAACCAGAGCAACGGTTATTCCGAGGCTGGTCGGCACATTTACGATATAGCGGTGCAGTACAACGAAAACGGCGAATATTTCCCGCTGTGGGGCACTTGTTTGGGCTTTGAACTGCTCACCTATCTGGCAGCGAACGGTACCGAACATCGGGCACACTGTAGCTCCAACAGCCAAGCGCTGCCGTTAAACTTTAAGAACGATTTTCGCAAAAGTCGTCTGTTTGCCGACGCACCAAACGATGTGATCGACATCTTGAGCAACGAACCGGTAACGGCCAACTTCCATCAGTTCTGTGTAACCGAAGCGAACCTGACTGCTTACGGTTTGGACCACGATTGGCGCGTAATGTCGGTCGATCAGGACTGGAACGGCATGGAGTTTATCTCGACGATCGAGCATAAAAC CTACCCATTCTACGGTATTCAATTCCACCCGGAGAAGAACATCTACGAGTGGGTGCAGAACAAGAACATCTCCCATACCGCGAACGCCATCCGCGCGGCACAGTTCTTTGCGGACTTTTTCATCGAAGAGTCACGCAAAAACGATCACCAGTTCACGACGGAAGCTATGCTGGAGAAGCACGTCATCTACAACTATCAGCCGACCTTTACCGGGCTGAAGCGGTCCAGCTTCGAACAGTGCTACATGTTCCGTGGTAATTATATCGATCTACCGGAAACGGCATCCCCAGCTGTTGACGATCCGGATAAATCTGCCTCTAGCATCGCGTATCTAACTTCCTGCATGCTCCCTCTACTAACCCTGTTCTACATCACCTTATTACCGCATGTACAGTGCTTGTAA
- the LOC128301177 gene encoding uncharacterized protein LOC128301177: MDTSRRINVSKTLEEVRNQNARNDKLLQDFGIDPFTFADSTQELLDQFAQIRFQTGLSIAEPQTSFLEEFLYQREAKRLEAKTQAITLRSDVASLRRQYDIEAKNVNRLETFLEEAQKLVKSTEELEKKKANQEKNQEVVKRKLESLPNVSDDINLDELITNVRLLEEENAERRDGNK; this comes from the exons ATGG ATACATCGCGACGCATCAATGTTAGCAAAACGTTGGAAGAAGTGCGGAACCAAA ACGCGCGAAACGATAAGCTGTTGCAGGATTTCGGTATCGATCCGTTTACATTCGCCGATTCAACGCAGGAATTGCTCGATCAATTCGCGCAGATACGGTTTCAAACCGGGCTTAGTATCGCAGAGCCCCAGACGTCGTTTCTTGAGGAGTTTCTCTACCAGCGGGAAGCAAAACGGCTGGAAGCCAAAACACAAGCAATTACGCTACGTTCGGACGTTGCTTCGCTACGGCGACAATATGACATTGAGGCCAAGAATGTAAACCGGTTAGAAACCTTTCTCGAAGAAGCGCAGAAGCTTGTGAAATCAACAGAAGAgctcgaaaagaaaaaggcaaaTCAGGAGAAGAATCAAGAGGTCGTAAAGCGGAAGCTT GAATCCCTTCCAAACGTTTCCGACGACATCAATTTGGATGAATTGATCACAAACGTGCGTCTGCTGGAAGAGGAGAATGCTGAAAGGCGGGATGGCAATAAGTGA
- the LOC128302056 gene encoding brachyurin-like, whose protein sequence is MSSLLAAWCIVAPCLLVLLILCASDGDTSPVLRRTKPSTMGMFWTTIRNASEPSSSSSFLSAASNTVYRPQLIIDRASVSKVAGGTVAKTDQFPHLVSIILIFADGSDTLCGGSIIADRYILTAAHCLYGMKEATIIPGQTTIQIPFAPDTITVTVQPSDTILHPGYDPVDILNDIALIRLPKPLTFSSRVQPIRLPSWTDSYTGLIGYDSIVSGWGAQSNDDYAELADEMRLDLRYATNTIVSNEVCYRVYGPIIRIQQICAAGEGGRNPCQGDSGGPLSVKFDGHRLTQVGIVSYGSVLGCQNGVPGVYTRVSSYVEWIVYHTGIVT, encoded by the coding sequence ATGTCCTCCTTACTAGCCGCCTGGTGTATTGTCGCGCCGTGTCTTTTAGTGTTGCTGATACTATGTGCCTCCGATGGGGACACTTCGCCAGTGCTGCGCCGAACGAAACCGTCGACAATGGGCATGTTTTGGACGACGATCCGAAACGCGTCCGAACcatcgtcctcgtcctcgtTTCTTTCGGCCGCATCCAACACGGTGTATCGTCCGCAGCTGATAATCGATCGTGCCTCGGTTAGCAAGGTGGCTGGTGGAACGGTCGCTAAAACAGACCAGTTCCCGCATCTGGTCTCGATCATTCTTATCTTTGCCGACGGTTCCGACACGCTTTGCGGTGGATCGATCATAGCCGATCGTTACATTCTAACTGCCGCACACTGTCTGTACGGAATGAAGGAAGCGACCATCATTCCCGGTCAAACAACGATACAGATACCGTTCGCACCGGACACCATTACCGTGACAGTTCAACCCTCCGACACCATCCTGCATCCGGGCTACGATCCGGTTGATATACTCAACGACATTGCACTGATCCGTCTGCCAAAACCACTTACCTTTTCCTCGCGCGTGCAACCCATCCGTTTACCGTCCTGGACCGACTCGTACACCGGTCTCATCGGTTATGATTCGATAGTGTCCGGTTGGGGTGCGCAATCGAACGACGACTACGCTGAGCTGGCGGATGAGATGCGGCTCGATCTGCGTTATGCGACCAACACGATCGTCTCGAATGAAGTATGCTACCGTGTGTATGGACCAATCATTCGCATTCAGCAGATCTGTGCGGCGGGTGAAGGTGGTCGCAATCCCTGCCAGGGTGATTCCGGTGGACCGCTGTCGGTGAAGTTCGATGGACATCGGTTGACGCAGGTCGGTATTGTTTCGTACGGTTCGGTGCTTGGCTGCCAAAATGGTGTACCGGGGGTGTATACGCGCGTATCCTCGTACGTCGAATGGATCGTTTACCATACGGGAATAGTTACGTAG
- the LOC128303392 gene encoding brachyurin-like: MAIKLCALVLLLGGATFAIEQSAINGTHVDWSKVRSIAEFDHYWTRLPAELQVIRNALPIAASRIANGYTAVPGQFPYQVVLLSEFTLGTAFCGATVLTNSFILTTAHCVAESVGIKANGGLAIMGAYDRTIVEPEQQRIRFSTAGITIHSGYSSVNLRNDIATVLLNAPISYTARIQPVLLPDPADQRTFAAAQGTVTGYGRTSTTGTTMSRYLRYTLNSILTNSECIASWSSYYVEDQNVCMSAASGRSPCIGDSGGPLLVNSAFGPLQVGIVSFGEAVGCAVNYPSIYARITYFLPWILDNSDY; this comes from the coding sequence atggccatcAAACTTTGTGCGTTGGTTTTGCTGTTAGGTGGTGCGACCTTTGCGATCGAGCAAAGTGCAATTAATGGTACGCATGTCGATTGGTCTAAGGTACGATCCATCGCCGAGTTCGATCACTACTGGACACGGCTTCCAGCGGAGCTGCAGGTGATCCGCAATGCACTGCCGATTGCTGCGAGTCGCATTGCAAACGGGTACACCGCTGTGCCGGGCCAGTTCCCCTATCAGGTGGTGCTGCTGTCAGAATTCACACTGGGCACAGCGTTCTGTGGCGCAACCGTACTGACCAACAGCTTCATCCTGACGACAGCCCATTGCGTGGCGGAAAGTGTCGGCATCAAGGCGAACGGAGGACTCGCCATCATGGGTGCGTACGATCGTACCATCGTGGAGCCAGAACAGCAGCGCATCCGATTCAGCACGGCAGGCATTACGATCCATTCGGGCTATTCGAGCGTTAATTTGCGCAACGATATAGCAACTGTACTGCTGAACGCACCCATCAGCTACACGGCCCGCATTCAACCGGTCCTTTTGCCGGATCCAGCCGATCAGCGAACGTTCGCCGCTGCACAGGGCACCGTGACGGGGTACGGGCGTACATCCACTACCGGCACCACCATGTCGCGGTACCTGCGCTATACGCTGAATTCCATCCTTACGAACAGCGAGTGTATCGCGTCCTGGTCGTCGTACTATGTGGAAGATCAGAACGTGTGCATGAGTGCAGCGAGCGGCCGATCTCCTTGCATCGGCGATTCTGGTGGCCCGTTGCTGGTGAACAGTGCGTTCGGACCACTGCAGGTGGGCATCGTATCGTTCGGTGAAGCGGTAGGCTGTGCCGTAAACTATCCGTCGATTTATGCGCGCATCACATACTTCCTTCCGTGGATTTTGGATAATTCGGATTACTGA